The Streptomyces europaeiscabiei genome window below encodes:
- a CDS encoding amidohydrolase family protein, whose product MSSGLIDVHAHLLPDFYVEQATAAGHAHPDGMGGWPSWSVQTHLDLMDRNGIDTAMLSMSSPGVHFGDDTAARILARRVNEYTAELTRDHPGRFGNFVSLPLPDVDRSLEEIAYAFTELDADGVALLTHTHGVYLGDQRLDPVFAELDRRRAVVFLHPTSPVCWEQSALGRPRPMVEYIFDTARAVTDLVMTGVLTRHPNLRVIVPHCGGAIPVLADRVNEFMGLFLPSQNSPSPDAVQQLRGLYYDLAGTAFPRQVPALLKLVDPDRVLFGSDYCWTPPPLADVHIAAIDTAESPLEGTTWRSLTTANAQRLFPRK is encoded by the coding sequence ATGTCCTCCGGCCTCATCGACGTCCATGCCCACCTCCTTCCCGACTTCTACGTCGAGCAGGCGACAGCGGCGGGCCACGCCCATCCCGACGGCATGGGCGGCTGGCCGTCGTGGTCCGTCCAAACGCACCTCGACCTGATGGACCGCAACGGCATCGACACCGCGATGCTGTCCATGTCCTCCCCCGGCGTCCACTTCGGCGACGACACGGCTGCCCGCATCCTGGCCCGGCGCGTCAACGAGTACACCGCCGAACTGACCCGGGACCACCCGGGCCGCTTCGGCAACTTCGTGTCGCTTCCGCTGCCGGACGTGGACCGCTCGCTGGAGGAGATCGCCTACGCCTTCACCGAACTCGACGCCGACGGCGTGGCCTTGCTGACTCACACGCACGGTGTGTACCTGGGCGACCAGCGCCTCGACCCTGTCTTCGCGGAACTCGACCGCCGGCGGGCCGTGGTATTCCTGCATCCCACCTCACCGGTGTGCTGGGAACAATCGGCGCTCGGCAGACCACGCCCGATGGTCGAGTACATCTTCGACACGGCCCGCGCCGTCACCGACCTGGTGATGACCGGCGTCCTGACACGTCATCCGAATCTGCGGGTGATCGTCCCGCACTGCGGGGGTGCGATTCCCGTCCTGGCCGACCGCGTCAACGAGTTCATGGGGCTGTTCCTGCCCTCGCAGAATTCGCCCTCCCCAGACGCTGTGCAGCAACTACGGGGCCTGTACTACGACCTGGCGGGAACTGCCTTCCCCCGCCAGGTTCCCGCACTGCTGAAGCTCGTCGACCCGGACCGCGTACTGTTCGGCAGCGACTACTGCTGGACGCCTCCCCCTCTGGCCGACGTCCACATCGCGGCGATCGACACGGCCGAGTCACCCTTGGAGGGAACCACGTGGCGCTCCCTGACGACAGCCAACGCCCAGCGCCTGTTTCCGCGGAAATGA
- a CDS encoding amidohydrolase family protein — protein MASPETASSGSGLPKGNWRIDTHAHYSPDVYNDYLQRYGLLGAITGAYGPWSVERHVAFMDQYRIQASVLSFGDLQVTVGPVDDRRATARAVNDYAHNLVQTRGDRFGIFAVTPMPDIDGTVAEVDRALGELDLDGICLLTNYKGTYLGDPSFAPLYEILNDRHAYVYVHPTGPENNPAPKLCFGPDIPAGNNVFEYNFDATRAMTSLIYNGVLRDYPNIRWHFTHSGGALPFLAFRLATRHSAFPPFNEVLPEGPLKYMKRMFFDNAQAFTAAQLQPLSSLVPDSHIMFGSDWPATRHLYAADNVETMPFLKGSLPNLKAGDPEPTVDEIYSRRERIALERDNALHQFPKLKARIRRAGSR, from the coding sequence ATGGCCAGTCCGGAGACGGCATCGTCCGGCTCGGGCTTGCCGAAGGGCAACTGGCGTATCGACACCCACGCCCACTACTCGCCCGACGTGTACAACGACTACCTGCAGCGCTACGGCCTCCTCGGCGCCATTACCGGGGCGTACGGTCCGTGGTCGGTCGAGCGGCATGTGGCCTTCATGGACCAGTACCGGATCCAGGCCAGCGTCCTGTCGTTCGGCGACCTCCAGGTCACCGTCGGCCCGGTCGACGACCGGCGCGCCACCGCCCGGGCGGTCAACGACTACGCCCACAACCTCGTGCAGACCCGGGGTGACCGGTTCGGGATCTTCGCGGTCACCCCGATGCCCGACATCGACGGCACGGTCGCCGAGGTGGACCGCGCGCTCGGTGAACTGGATCTCGACGGTATCTGCCTGCTCACCAACTACAAGGGCACCTACCTCGGGGATCCCTCCTTCGCGCCTCTGTACGAGATCCTCAACGACCGCCATGCCTACGTCTATGTCCACCCGACGGGTCCGGAGAACAACCCGGCTCCCAAGCTGTGCTTCGGCCCCGACATCCCGGCCGGGAACAACGTCTTCGAGTACAACTTCGACGCGACCCGCGCGATGACGAGTCTGATCTACAACGGTGTCCTGCGGGACTACCCGAACATCCGCTGGCACTTCACCCACAGCGGCGGGGCACTGCCGTTCCTGGCCTTCCGGCTCGCGACCCGGCACTCGGCCTTCCCGCCGTTCAACGAGGTGCTGCCCGAAGGGCCCCTCAAGTACATGAAGCGGATGTTCTTCGACAACGCGCAGGCGTTCACCGCCGCGCAGTTGCAGCCGCTGTCGTCGCTGGTGCCCGACAGTCACATCATGTTCGGCAGCGACTGGCCGGCGACCCGCCATCTCTACGCGGCCGACAACGTCGAGACGATGCCCTTCCTCAAGGGCAGCCTGCCCAATCTCAAGGCAGGCGACCCCGAACCGACCGTCGACGAGATCTACAGCCGGCGCGAGCGAATCGCTCTCGAGCGGGACAACGCCCTCCACCAGTTCCCGAAGCTGAAGGCGCGTATACGCCGCGCCGGCTCGCGCTGA
- a CDS encoding sensor histidine kinase, which yields MSASRFPAYHRSRARLRRIMERLSFRNRLVLSHVMVLLLALAAMAAISALIEVWLGFDDIEGDVVLRVGLLFGVAAAFPASVALSRFLLRPLDRVRSATRRLAEGHYDDVLELPSEPGLAALVEDVNTLAAALADTERRRARLISEVAHEMRTPITLLRAQIEGVADGIFVPDEAMFASLADDLYRLQRLAGDLSSLSRSEEGAFVLHGRVTDVAMVARATAERLRPQYDAQLVTLVVDADTPVGAFCDPDRITQVLVNLLGNALAASDRHGHVALSVHVEPSPVPHVIVRIVDDGIGIAEHNLERIFHRFERLERPGRPAAAGGSGIGLAIARGIARAHGGDITAESAGLGKGATFTLHLPQEPAPGGRVSPVSR from the coding sequence ATGTCTGCCTCCCGCTTCCCGGCCTACCACCGGTCTCGTGCGCGGCTGCGCCGGATCATGGAGCGTCTGTCGTTCCGCAACCGGCTGGTGCTCTCGCACGTCATGGTGCTCCTCCTGGCACTGGCGGCCATGGCGGCGATCAGCGCGCTGATCGAGGTGTGGCTCGGTTTTGACGACATCGAAGGTGACGTGGTCCTGCGGGTCGGCCTCTTGTTCGGAGTGGCCGCGGCTTTCCCGGCGTCCGTCGCCCTGTCCCGGTTTCTGCTGCGCCCGCTCGACAGGGTGCGTTCCGCCACGCGCCGGCTCGCCGAGGGGCACTACGACGATGTCCTCGAACTTCCCAGCGAGCCGGGCCTGGCAGCGCTGGTCGAAGACGTCAATACGCTGGCGGCAGCCTTAGCCGACACCGAACGCCGCCGCGCCCGACTGATCTCCGAGGTCGCCCACGAGATGCGAACCCCCATCACCCTTCTACGCGCCCAGATCGAGGGCGTGGCCGACGGCATCTTCGTCCCCGACGAGGCGATGTTCGCTTCCCTCGCCGACGACCTGTACCGGCTGCAGCGCTTGGCGGGCGACCTCTCCAGCCTGTCCCGGTCGGAGGAGGGCGCCTTTGTTCTTCACGGCAGGGTCACCGATGTGGCCATGGTGGCTCGGGCCACAGCCGAGCGACTGCGCCCCCAGTACGACGCCCAGCTGGTGACCCTCGTCGTGGACGCGGACACACCCGTCGGCGCTTTCTGCGACCCGGACCGGATCACCCAGGTCCTGGTGAACCTGCTCGGCAACGCACTGGCCGCATCCGATCGGCATGGGCATGTGGCGCTGTCCGTGCACGTTGAACCGTCTCCCGTGCCCCATGTGATCGTCCGTATCGTGGATGACGGCATCGGCATCGCCGAACACAATCTTGAGCGCATCTTCCACCGCTTCGAACGCCTTGAGCGTCCCGGCCGACCCGCTGCCGCCGGCGGCAGCGGCATCGGCCTGGCCATCGCCCGGGGCATCGCCCGAGCCCATGGCGGAGACATCACCGCGGAATCCGCCGGCCTGGGCAAGGGCGCAACGTTCACCTTGCACCTACCGCAGGAACCCGCCCCAGGGGGCCGCGTGTCACCGGTCTCCCGCTGA
- a CDS encoding quinone oxidoreductase family protein, producing the protein MEQTMMAVRLFEHGGPEVLKYIEAPIPEVGPDDILMRVHATAVNSWDLRYRAGNLPKPLPGRPGWPLPFQLGRDAAGEIVATGENVTRWRPGDRVVQLPHPPCRNCALCVRGLENLCIDTAYPGHQVFGGYAQYVVRRQDAILPIPEGVDFETAAATMWTYTTPLNCARQAPVGPGDTVVITGASGGMAIACAQLAKLSGATVIGTTTKPDHDEALRKLGYDHIVRSTDPRLSAQVRELTHGLGADAVWDCVGGNDFFQLSLSCIRLGGTVIVLGTPTDQGSRLELDALALIGGQVKIASVRGATLRDQQLCLELLAEGKIEPIIDRAYPLAEAAEAHAYLESHRQTGKVILLP; encoded by the coding sequence GTGGAACAGACCATGATGGCGGTCCGCCTGTTCGAACATGGCGGGCCCGAGGTGCTCAAGTACATCGAGGCACCGATTCCCGAGGTCGGCCCCGACGACATCTTGATGCGCGTGCACGCCACAGCCGTCAACAGCTGGGACCTCCGGTACCGCGCGGGCAACTTGCCGAAGCCTCTCCCGGGACGGCCCGGGTGGCCTCTGCCGTTCCAGCTCGGCCGGGACGCGGCCGGTGAGATCGTCGCCACCGGCGAGAACGTCACCAGGTGGCGCCCCGGTGACAGGGTGGTGCAGCTTCCGCACCCGCCGTGCCGCAACTGCGCCCTGTGCGTGCGCGGCCTCGAAAACCTGTGCATCGACACCGCCTACCCCGGACACCAGGTCTTCGGCGGATACGCCCAGTACGTCGTGCGTCGCCAGGACGCGATCCTGCCCATCCCGGAAGGCGTCGACTTCGAGACCGCCGCAGCCACCATGTGGACCTACACCACCCCACTCAACTGTGCGCGGCAAGCACCTGTCGGTCCCGGCGACACGGTGGTCATCACCGGCGCCAGCGGGGGGATGGCGATCGCCTGCGCACAACTGGCGAAGCTGAGCGGAGCCACCGTCATCGGCACCACCACCAAGCCGGACCACGACGAAGCGCTCAGGAAGCTCGGCTACGACCACATCGTGCGCTCCACGGATCCCCGACTGTCGGCACAGGTCAGGGAGCTGACGCACGGGCTGGGCGCGGACGCCGTCTGGGACTGTGTCGGCGGCAACGACTTCTTCCAGCTTTCCCTTTCCTGCATACGGCTCGGCGGTACGGTCATCGTCCTGGGTACACCGACCGACCAGGGATCCAGGCTCGAGCTGGACGCACTCGCGCTCATCGGCGGGCAGGTGAAGATCGCCAGCGTGCGTGGCGCGACCCTCCGGGACCAGCAACTGTGCCTGGAACTGCTGGCCGAAGGAAAGATCGAGCCGATCATCGACCGGGCCTATCCCCTGGCAGAGGCGGCTGAGGCCCATGCGTACCTGGAAAGCCATCGGCAGACCGGCAAAGTGATCCTCCTGCCGTGA
- a CDS encoding sensor histidine kinase, giving the protein MHRLVRVLRENDHQATRPGELPAELKRLVSAFAENGTDATLNVAPEVRGIRLAPEVETSVHRVVQEALTNVRRHAHGADVVVRLELDPRGHLRVEARNTAPQTRATGPIGGFTMTSPTPSPHASCGSWPPPTPSPTHSSPVLSLGSRSPCLRRSAATDTRCGPTAPLQPVTIADS; this is encoded by the coding sequence ATGCACCGCCTGGTGCGAGTGCTGCGCGAAAACGACCATCAGGCCACCCGCCCGGGTGAGCTGCCGGCCGAGCTGAAGCGCCTGGTCTCCGCGTTCGCCGAGAACGGAACCGACGCGACGCTGAACGTCGCGCCCGAGGTGCGCGGGATCCGGCTGGCTCCCGAGGTCGAGACATCCGTCCACCGCGTGGTGCAGGAGGCACTGACGAACGTGCGCCGCCACGCCCATGGTGCGGACGTCGTCGTCCGCCTAGAACTGGACCCCCGAGGTCACCTCCGGGTCGAGGCGCGCAACACGGCGCCGCAGACGCGCGCCACCGGGCCGATCGGCGGGTTCACCATGACCAGTCCGACGCCTTCGCCGCATGCGTCCTGCGGTTCCTGGCCCCCGCCGACACCATCGCCAACCCATAGCTCACCGGTTCTGTCGCTCGGATCGCGGTCGCCATGCCTGCGCCGATCGGCCGCCACCGATACTCGCTGCGGGCCGACTGCTCCACTACAACCAGTGACGATCGCGGACAGCTGA
- a CDS encoding MmyB family transcriptional regulator, whose protein sequence is MFVRLLFTEPWMRELYADWEEIARPAIAQLRMKSARYPGEPRLTVLVEELSAHAAQFRQWWTAHDVAMRGKGVKKLRHPVVGELTLDWNTLTCGTDPDQHIIVWNAEPGSPSHDGLRLLASWAAERKRTASDTVA, encoded by the coding sequence GTGTTTGTCCGGCTGCTGTTCACCGAACCCTGGATGCGCGAGCTGTATGCCGACTGGGAGGAGATCGCCCGGCCGGCCATCGCCCAGCTGCGTATGAAGAGCGCGCGCTACCCCGGCGAACCGCGCCTCACCGTTCTGGTCGAGGAGCTCTCCGCCCATGCCGCACAGTTCCGGCAGTGGTGGACCGCGCATGACGTCGCGATGCGGGGCAAGGGCGTCAAGAAGCTCCGTCACCCGGTGGTGGGCGAGCTGACACTCGACTGGAACACGCTCACGTGTGGCACGGACCCCGACCAGCACATCATCGTGTGGAACGCCGAACCCGGTTCCCCGTCCCACGACGGGCTACGCCTGCTGGCCTCCTGGGCTGCGGAACGGAAGCGGACCGCGTCCGACACCGTCGCGTAA
- a CDS encoding alpha/beta fold hydrolase, whose product MSSRNLLEPTFARTRLGSGPGLLLAHGAGSSLAGTYGPVLEGLAARHTVVGIDYPGSGDTPRSTTPLSVDDLADQLIAAADAEGLDRFAVSGYSLGGPVAIRAATRHPERVTALVLTAAFPHRDNRLALASSVWSKIAASGDRELLAEFQLMMALGTQALESMPAEQLRQTLGYVAAGSADGSSEQTDLVGQVDVRDDLAGIKVPTLVVSTTDDRLTSPALHRQLAETIPGAQLAEIATGHLPMLERTEEWLQLTTDFLGKHHA is encoded by the coding sequence ATGTCGTCTCGCAACCTGCTTGAGCCCACGTTCGCCCGTACTCGCCTCGGGTCCGGCCCCGGCCTGCTCCTCGCCCACGGCGCCGGCAGCAGCCTGGCCGGCACCTACGGCCCCGTTCTGGAAGGGCTCGCCGCCCGCCACACCGTCGTCGGCATCGACTACCCCGGCAGTGGCGACACCCCCCGCTCCACCACCCCGCTGTCCGTCGACGACCTCGCCGACCAGCTCATCGCCGCCGCCGACGCAGAGGGCCTCGACCGCTTCGCCGTGTCGGGATACTCCCTCGGCGGCCCGGTCGCCATCCGCGCCGCCACCCGCCACCCCGAGCGCGTCACCGCGCTCGTCCTGACCGCCGCCTTCCCGCACCGCGACAACCGGCTCGCTCTCGCCTCCTCGGTCTGGAGCAAGATCGCCGCGTCCGGCGACCGCGAGCTGCTCGCCGAGTTCCAGCTCATGATGGCCCTCGGCACTCAGGCGCTGGAGTCGATGCCGGCCGAGCAGCTGCGGCAGACCCTCGGCTACGTCGCCGCCGGCTCGGCCGACGGCAGCTCCGAGCAGACCGACCTCGTCGGCCAGGTCGACGTCCGGGACGACCTCGCCGGCATCAAGGTCCCCACCCTGGTCGTTTCGACCACCGACGACCGGCTGACCTCCCCCGCCCTGCACCGTCAGCTCGCCGAGACCATCCCCGGCGCCCAGCTCGCGGAAATCGCCACCGGCCACCTGCCGATGCTGGAGCGGACCGAGGAGTGGCTGCAGCTCACCACGGACTTCCTCGGCAAGCACCACGCCTGA
- a CDS encoding nSTAND1 domain-containing NTPase, with the protein MPPPYRGPAPYEPEDRAFFFGRDRLVAELVALVTERRFAILSGASGSGKSPCCGRDWSRRCRRRRDGFGLPPWSGCSRRGRVPRPPTTAC; encoded by the coding sequence ATGCCGCCGCCCTACCGGGGGCCGGCCCCGTATGAACCGGAGGACCGCGCCTTCTTCTTCGGTCGGGACCGCCTGGTGGCGGAGCTGGTGGCACTGGTGACCGAGCGGCGGTTCGCGATTCTGTCCGGTGCCTCAGGGAGTGGGAAGTCCCCCTGCTGCGGGCGGGATTGGTCCCGGCGCTGCAGGAGACGGCGGGACGGCTTCGGCCTTCCGCCCTGGTCCGGCTGCTCACGCCGGGGGAGGGTCCCGCGGCCGCCTACGACCGCCTGCTGA
- a CDS encoding response regulator transcription factor: protein MHRPACRRTPFRLAFRVCLSWQVARPAARLLQEIGSDVVHTPSHFAVCGPPHGACPAARRRMGEAGPQIVAGHDRHRTLAAIEARCLHAAGHPAAMTTLRLPLPTRRWKASTMSTQRVLVVDDEPKIRMTVRGYLEADGFHVVEAADGPSALQAVTRDRPDLVVLDVMLPGLDGFQVLRRIREASQVPVIMLTARDEEVDRLIGFTTGSDDYVTKPFSPRELALRVRAILRRIDSRSEADHEDGVLRFDGLTVDHVTRTVLVDADRMVEMSALDFDLLFAMARAPGRVFTRRGLLAQVWGEDFFGDERVVDVHIRTLRRALGDDAGAPRFVGTVRTIGYRFIGRPA from the coding sequence GTGCACCGGCCGGCTTGCCGCCGTACCCCGTTCCGCCTCGCCTTCCGCGTCTGCCTGTCCTGGCAGGTCGCCCGGCCCGCCGCCCGGCTGCTGCAGGAGATCGGTTCGGACGTCGTGCACACCCCGTCCCACTTCGCCGTCTGCGGACCGCCTCATGGAGCTTGCCCGGCGGCCCGGCGCCGGATGGGCGAGGCCGGCCCACAGATCGTCGCCGGCCACGACAGACACCGTACGCTGGCCGCAATCGAGGCCCGCTGCCTCCACGCCGCCGGTCACCCCGCGGCCATGACGACCCTCCGCCTCCCTCTTCCCACCCGGCGATGGAAAGCGAGCACGATGAGTACGCAGCGCGTTCTGGTCGTCGATGACGAGCCCAAGATCCGTATGACCGTGCGCGGTTACCTGGAGGCGGACGGGTTCCACGTCGTCGAAGCCGCGGACGGACCGTCCGCCCTGCAGGCGGTCACCCGTGACCGGCCGGACCTCGTGGTGCTCGATGTGATGCTCCCGGGGCTGGACGGATTCCAGGTCCTGCGCCGCATCCGGGAGGCGAGTCAGGTGCCGGTGATCATGCTCACCGCCCGCGACGAGGAGGTCGACCGGCTGATCGGCTTCACCACCGGCAGCGACGACTACGTCACCAAACCGTTCAGTCCCCGCGAACTGGCCCTGCGGGTGCGCGCCATCCTGCGGCGCATCGACAGCCGGTCCGAGGCGGACCACGAGGACGGCGTCCTGCGCTTCGACGGACTGACAGTCGATCACGTGACGCGGACCGTGCTGGTCGATGCCGACCGGATGGTGGAGATGTCCGCTCTCGACTTCGATCTGCTGTTCGCGATGGCCCGGGCCCCTGGGCGGGTCTTCACCCGGCGCGGCCTGCTGGCCCAGGTGTGGGGCGAGGACTTCTTCGGTGACGAGCGCGTCGTGGACGTGCACATCCGCACTCTGCGGCGTGCGCTGGGCGACGACGCGGGCGCGCCCCGGTTCGTAGGAACCGTCCGCACCATCGGCTACCGGTTCATCGGGCGCCCCGCCTAG
- a CDS encoding histidine kinase dimerization/phosphoacceptor domain-containing protein — MAVRPGGLLRPAGHYEVLTFSFLLTFAVGAAVGLGCYLRLLDARRARAVASVRQSERMELARDLHDFVAHHVTGIIVHADAALVIQETSPEQIKPLLEGISRA; from the coding sequence GTGGCTGTTCGACCTGGCGGCCTACTACGACCCGCAGGGCACTACGAGGTCCTCACCTTCTCCTTCCTGCTGACCTTCGCCGTCGGCGCCGCCGTGGGCCTCGGTTGCTATCTGCGCCTGCTGGACGCCCGCCGGGCCCGGGCCGTGGCCTCCGTACGCCAGAGCGAGCGCATGGAACTCGCCCGGGACCTGCACGACTTCGTCGCCCACCACGTGACCGGCATCATCGTGCACGCCGACGCCGCGCTGGTGATCCAGGAGACCTCGCCGGAGCAGATCAAGCCCCTGCTGGAGGGCATCTCCCGAGCCTGA
- a CDS encoding TetR/AcrR family transcriptional regulator has translation MNEPPHRRQPTPGNPRVQRTRNRVLAVARELLPQVGPAGLTYALLAERAEVTRQTLYRHWPTRAALLFDLVLEGPDLGNYPEPGSDVGAVATAWLKSLRAGVGVPSVRTAALAVTAQADHDPDSARALVRIGEDRYAGFNRLLEPSGVQISDDEFTLLYGPVLARLFLDRGQVTDAFIDAVVAQWITTLQHADAPQDSK, from the coding sequence ATGAACGAGCCTCCCCACCGTCGCCAGCCGACTCCGGGCAACCCGCGCGTGCAGCGCACCCGCAACCGCGTGCTGGCCGTCGCGCGCGAACTTCTGCCTCAGGTCGGACCGGCCGGGCTCACCTATGCCCTGCTGGCCGAGCGGGCAGAGGTCACCCGTCAGACCCTCTACCGGCACTGGCCCACCCGGGCCGCGCTGCTCTTCGACCTCGTCCTCGAAGGCCCCGACCTCGGCAACTATCCGGAACCGGGCAGCGACGTGGGCGCCGTGGCCACCGCCTGGCTGAAGAGCCTGCGTGCCGGGGTCGGCGTGCCGTCCGTGCGCACCGCGGCTCTGGCCGTCACCGCCCAGGCCGACCACGACCCCGACAGTGCCCGGGCACTCGTCCGCATCGGCGAAGACCGCTACGCCGGCTTCAACAGACTGCTGGAGCCTTCGGGCGTCCAGATCAGCGACGACGAGTTCACCCTGCTGTACGGACCCGTCCTCGCCCGGCTCTTCCTCGACCGCGGCCAGGTCACCGACGCCTTCATCGACGCCGTCGTGGCCCAGTGGATCACCACGCTGCAGCATGCCGACGCACCGCAGGACTCGAAGTAG